A single Brassica rapa cultivar Chiifu-401-42 chromosome A04, CAAS_Brap_v3.01, whole genome shotgun sequence DNA region contains:
- the LOC103865318 gene encoding calcineurin subunit B: MGNTSSMLTQYDIEEVQSHCQDLFEQQEILSLYQRFCQLDRNAKGFISSDEFLSVPEFAMNPLSQRLLKMVDGLNFKDFVAFLSAFSAKASLKQKVKLIFQVYDSDGNGKVSFKDIMEVLRDLSGTFMSDEQREQVLSQVLKEAGYTNDSFLTLEDFIKVFGSCKPEMDVEIPVD; the protein is encoded by the exons ATGGGAAACACTTCCTCGATGCTGACTCAATACGACATTGAAGAAGTTCAGAGCCATTGCCAGGATCTAT TTGAGCAGCAGGAGATACTCTCTCTGTATCAGAGGTTTTGCCAGTTAGATAGAAACGCAAAGGGGTTTATATCTTCTGATGAGTTTCTCTCTGTCCCTGAGTTCGCCATGAACCCACTCTCTCAGAGGCTGCTTAAGATGGTTGATGGTTTGAACTTTAAGGACTTTGTTGCTTTCTTGTCTGCTTTCAGTGCCAAGGCTAGTCTTAAACAAAAGGTTAAAC TGATCTTTCAAGTCTATGATTCTGACGGCAACGGGAAGGTTTCCTTTAAAGATATCATGGAAGTGTTGAGGGACTTATCGGGGACATTCATGTCTGATGAGCAAAGAGAG CAAGTACTGAGCCAGGTATTGAAGGAAGCAGGCTACACGAATGACTCTTTCTTAACACTGGAGGATTTCATTAAG GTGTTTGGGAGTTGTAAACCAGAGATGGACGTTGAAATTCCTGTGGATTAA
- the LOC103865319 gene encoding CBL-interacting serine/threonine-protein kinase 13 → MAMLTPLPPRQNNPTISYFRSFLRLVHFPVKCQPMAQVLSPPVPLLPIAGQTPLRLIMEGLLGRIITKDMKKETTPESPRSPKTTQGSILMDKYEIGKLLGQGSFAKVYLARNINTGENVAIKVINKEMIVKSGMAGHIKREISILRRVRHPYTVHLLEVMATKTKIYIVMEYVRGGELFEKVARGRLREGTARRYFQQLISSVAFCHSRGVYHRDLKLENLLLDDEGNVKVSDFGLSVVSEQLRQEKICQTFCGTPAYLAPEVLTRKGYDAAKADVWSCGVILFVLMAGYLPFDDKNVLVMYKKIYKGLFRCPKWFSPELKGLMNRILDTNPDTRITIPEIMEHRWFKKGFKDVKFYIENDKLCREDENDDEDNSSSSLSSGRSSISSEGDLEFDIKRIGSMPRPASLNAFDLISFSTGFDLSGLFEEGGQGARFVSAAPVGKIISKLEEIAKAAEFTVRKKDWSVRLEGCREGAKGPLTIKVEIFELTTSLVVVEVKKKGGFIEEYEEFCNKELRPQLEKLMHYQADEVEEAMCLPHESEERLC, encoded by the coding sequence ATGGCCATGTTAACACCATTACCACCAAGACAAAATAACCCAACCATATCTTATTTTCGTTCGTTTCTTCGTTTGGTTCATTTTCCGGTGAAGTGCCAACCGATGGCTCAAGTTCTATCTCCACCGGTGCCACTTCTGCCCATCGCCGGCCAAACGCCGCTGCGATTGATCATGGAGGGCCTTCTCGGCAGAATCATTACTAAAGACATGAAGAAAGAGACCACTCCAGAGAGCCCTAGGAGTCCAAAAACAACACAAGGCTCTATTCTCATGGACAAGTACGAGATAGGAAAGCTTCTCGGCCAAGGAAGCTTCGCTAAAGTCTACTTAGCCCGTAACATTAACACCGGCGAGAACGTAGCCATCAAAGTCATTAACAAAGAGATGATCGTGAAAAGCGGAATGGCCGGTCATATAAAACGAGAGATCTCCATCCTCCGCCGTGTTCGCCACCCTTACACTGTCCACCTCCTCGAGGTCATGGCCACTAAGACAAAGATCTACATCGTGATGGAGTACGTCCGAGGCGGAGAGCTTTTCGAAAAAGTCGCCAGAGGCCGGCTTAGAGAAGGAACCGCCCGGAGATACTTCCAGCAGCTGATCTCCTCCGTCGCCTTCTGCCACAGCCGCGGCGTTTACCACCGCGACCTCAAGCTAGAGAATCTTCTCCTGGACGACGAAGGGAACGTTAAGGTCTCTGACTTTGGTCTCAGCGTCGTCTCCGAGCAGCTCAGGCAAGAAAAAATCTGCCAAACGTTTTGCGGGACGCCGGCTTATTTGGCTCCCGAGGTTCTGACGAGGAAAGGCTACGACGCGGCCAAAGCTGATGTCTGGTCTTGTGGAGTGATCTTGTTTGTGTTGATGGCTGGTTATCTACCGTTTGATGACAAGAACGTTTTGGTTATGTATAAAAAGATATACAAAGGACTGTTTCGTTGTCCTAAATGGTTTTCTCCTGAGCTTAAAGGGCTTATGAACCGGATTCTAGACACGAATCCAGATACTAGAATCACTATACCTGAGATCATGGAGCATAGATGGTTCAAGAAAGGGTTTAAAGATGTTAAGTTCTACATCGAAAACGATAAGTTATGTAGAGAGGATGAGAATGATGACGAAGACAATTCTTCGTCATCATTGTCATCTGGCAGATCATCTATATCTTCAGAGGGTGATTTAGAGTTTGATATCAAAAGAATTGGTTCAATGCCTAGACCTGCTAGTCTAAATGCGTTTGACCTCATATCATTCTCTACCGGGTTTGATCTTTCCGGTTTGTTTGAAGAAGGAGGACAAGGAGCTAGGTTTGTATCTGCTGCTCCTGTTGGGAAGATCATATCGAAGTTGGAAGAGATTGCGAAGGCGGCTGAGTTTACAGTGAGGAAGAAGGATTGGAGCGTGAGGCTAGAAGGGTGTAGAGAAGGAGCTAAAGGACCGTTGACTATTAAGGTTGAGATATTTGAGTTGACAACGTCGCTTGTGGTGGTTGAAGTGAAGAAGAAAGGAGGGTTTATAGAAGAGTATGAAGAGTTTTGCAACAAGGAACTTAGACCACAGCTAGAGAAACTGATGCATTACCAAGCAGATGAAGTTGAAGAGGCAATGTGTCTACCACATGAAAGTGAAGAGAGACTATGTTAA